A genomic region of Catalinimonas niigatensis contains the following coding sequences:
- a CDS encoding restriction endonuclease subunit S → MDLNDGYKKTDVGIIPYEWIPKTYGEIFQFLTTSSFSRDELTEEGEVRCVHYGDIHTKYHQFLDFSNGFSSFIDLERGKKYPFIKDGDIIMADASEDYSGIGKSVEVKNLGEKPAISGLHTFLLRDKNREFVDGFRAYIHSMTPVKKSMDRLATGLKVYGVSKGNLKTVLVPVPPQPEQQAIATALSDVETLITNLDKLIAKKKAIKQAAMQRLLKSPDHGGQRLPGFEGEWVEVTLGQIISKHQLGGNYPNNEVENSYPLIKMGNLNRGSISLSKLEFISNNIIPNEMDKLKYGDLLFNTRNTLDLVGKISVWRNELNTAFFNSNIMRIEFKEKYIGSTFFMNYLLNTKKYLTALKALATGTTSVAAIYTRDLVKLELLIPSPKEQKAIATILSDMDKEIETLEKKKSKSLRIKQGMMQELLTGRTRLV, encoded by the coding sequence ATGGATTTGAATGATGGATATAAAAAAACAGATGTTGGTATAATTCCTTATGAGTGGATTCCTAAGACCTATGGAGAGATATTTCAATTTTTAACTACCTCGTCTTTTTCTAGAGATGAACTTACAGAAGAAGGAGAAGTTAGGTGTGTTCATTATGGTGACATCCACACCAAGTATCATCAATTCTTAGACTTCAGTAATGGATTTAGCTCATTCATTGATTTGGAGCGAGGAAAAAAATATCCCTTCATCAAGGATGGTGATATTATCATGGCTGATGCCTCAGAAGACTATTCTGGTATTGGCAAAAGTGTTGAAGTAAAGAATCTAGGCGAAAAACCAGCCATTTCAGGTTTACACACTTTTCTACTGCGTGATAAGAACAGAGAGTTTGTGGATGGCTTTAGGGCTTACATCCACAGTATGACGCCAGTCAAAAAAAGTATGGATCGTCTTGCAACGGGTCTCAAAGTTTACGGTGTATCTAAAGGTAATTTAAAGACGGTTTTAGTTCCGGTACCTCCACAACCAGAGCAACAAGCCATAGCCACTGCCCTTAGTGATGTAGAAACCCTTATCACCAATCTGGACAAGCTCATTGCCAAGAAGAAAGCCATTAAGCAGGCTGCCATGCAACGCCTGCTCAAATCTCCAGATCATGGTGGCCAACGTTTGCCAGGATTTGAAGGGGAGTGGGTGGAAGTAACACTGGGGCAAATTATCTCCAAACATCAATTAGGAGGCAATTATCCTAATAATGAAGTAGAGAATTCTTATCCCTTAATTAAGATGGGGAACCTTAATAGAGGCTCAATCTCATTGTCTAAATTGGAATTCATAAGCAACAACATTATTCCAAATGAGATGGATAAATTAAAGTATGGAGACTTACTATTTAATACACGGAACACGCTGGATTTAGTAGGTAAAATATCCGTTTGGCGAAATGAGCTTAACACAGCATTTTTCAACTCCAACATCATGAGAATTGAGTTCAAGGAAAAATATATAGGTTCCACATTTTTTATGAACTATTTATTGAATACAAAGAAATATCTAACAGCCCTAAAAGCACTGGCAACTGGAACTACTAGCGTTGCAGCGATATATACGCGCGATTTAGTAAAATTAGAGCTACTAATTCCTTCTCCAAAAGAGCAAAAAGCTATTGCTACCATCCTTTCCGACATGGACAAAGAAATTGAAACTCTTGAAAAGAAAAAATCAAAGTCTCTCCGTATCAAGCAGGGCATGATGCAGGAGCTTTTAACAGGGAGAACCCGATTGGTATGA
- a CDS encoding helix-turn-helix domain-containing protein → MNRIKEVLEEKGIKQTWLSEQLGKSYNMVNGYVQNRQQPRLEVLFEIAKILKVEVKDLIRENR, encoded by the coding sequence ATGAACAGAATAAAAGAAGTACTTGAAGAAAAGGGAATTAAACAGACTTGGCTGTCTGAGCAACTTGGTAAGAGTTACAACATGGTTAACGGCTATGTGCAAAACCGCCAGCAACCAAGACTTGAAGTGCTTTTTGAAATTGCGAAAATTCTAAAAGTGGAAGTGAAAGATTTAATACGTGAAAATAGATGA
- a CDS encoding DUF262 domain-containing protein — protein sequence MSSAQLTLKSVQELLSEKFFVPAYQRGYRWSSEEVNDLLKDLNEFRQPCPPVLQNTEHQPFYCLQPVVVKKTEDDLWEVIDGQQRLTTILLILHYFNETEFKQPKPIYQIDYATRGHSSEFLRQLESETFRFENVDYYHLHEAYQTIKSWFAEKEITNSAIQNEMYPVFTNRVEIIWYDISETNESAIEVFTRLNVGKIPLTNAELIKALFLRKDNFEHQSAHLKQIQIASEWDAIETTLQRKDFWFFIYNKENPIQYDTRIEFIFDLMYGRKPNHQERYTYNQFSEQFKNLERRKLTQKIDASWQQVKRYYLTLEQWYRDPKWYHLIGYLVATGESLKELKEASLNTTKNQFEAHVHSRIREKVNFSLDELDFSRDKQKIRNVLLLFNIQTILNSEAADVRFPFHRLKDKQWDIEHIASQTEASIRSTKQRKDWIADVVDYLCGKSIDSFENELQLTESMLDEINGVGKLLWENYHKEKIEDEAFNPMRSKIERHFKEDSLNPEYMHGIGNLALLDDETNRSYKNAMFPIKRKRIIKNDSTGVMVPLCTKNVFMKFYSNRLSEVMYWQDADIQAYVKAIKTTLQEYLPQEPENE from the coding sequence ATGAGTAGCGCTCAACTTACTTTAAAATCGGTTCAAGAATTGCTCAGTGAAAAGTTCTTTGTACCAGCCTATCAGCGAGGCTATCGTTGGTCTTCGGAAGAAGTAAATGACTTGCTCAAAGACCTGAATGAATTTCGCCAACCATGCCCGCCTGTCCTTCAAAATACGGAACACCAGCCTTTTTACTGCCTTCAACCTGTGGTAGTAAAGAAAACAGAAGATGACCTATGGGAAGTAATTGATGGCCAGCAGCGGCTTACGACTATTTTGCTGATCCTCCACTACTTCAACGAAACAGAGTTTAAGCAACCCAAACCCATTTATCAAATTGACTATGCTACAAGAGGCCATAGCAGTGAGTTCCTTAGGCAGTTGGAATCCGAGACTTTTCGTTTTGAAAATGTAGACTATTATCATTTGCACGAAGCTTACCAAACCATCAAAAGTTGGTTTGCAGAAAAGGAGATAACCAACAGTGCTATTCAAAATGAAATGTACCCGGTGTTCACCAATCGTGTGGAGATCATCTGGTATGACATTAGCGAAACCAATGAATCGGCCATAGAGGTTTTCACCCGATTAAACGTAGGAAAAATACCACTAACCAATGCCGAATTAATAAAGGCACTCTTTTTGCGAAAAGACAATTTTGAACACCAAAGTGCTCATCTGAAGCAGATACAAATCGCTTCAGAGTGGGATGCGATAGAAACCACTTTGCAGCGCAAAGACTTTTGGTTTTTTATTTACAACAAAGAAAACCCTATTCAATACGATACACGAATAGAATTCATTTTCGATCTGATGTATGGCCGTAAACCCAACCACCAGGAGCGATACACCTACAACCAATTTAGCGAACAGTTTAAAAATTTAGAAAGGCGGAAGCTAACTCAGAAAATAGACGCCTCATGGCAACAGGTGAAGCGTTACTATCTTACCCTGGAACAATGGTATAGAGACCCAAAATGGTATCACCTAATAGGATACCTGGTAGCTACAGGCGAAAGCTTAAAAGAACTTAAAGAGGCATCGCTCAACACCACCAAAAATCAGTTTGAAGCGCATGTGCATTCCAGAATCCGGGAGAAGGTGAATTTCAGCTTGGATGAGCTGGACTTCTCAAGAGACAAGCAAAAAATCAGGAATGTGTTGCTGCTTTTCAACATTCAAACCATTCTTAATAGTGAGGCGGCCGATGTCCGGTTTCCATTCCATAGACTCAAAGACAAACAATGGGATATAGAGCACATCGCCTCGCAAACTGAGGCCTCCATTCGTTCTACCAAGCAGCGAAAAGACTGGATAGCCGATGTGGTGGATTACCTATGCGGCAAATCGATTGATTCATTTGAAAATGAACTTCAGCTTACCGAATCAATGCTAGATGAAATCAATGGGGTCGGAAAATTACTTTGGGAGAATTATCATAAAGAAAAGATTGAGGACGAAGCATTCAATCCCATGCGATCAAAGATTGAACGTCATTTCAAAGAGGATTCACTTAATCCAGAATACATGCATGGCATTGGGAATCTGGCTCTATTGGATGATGAAACAAACCGGAGCTATAAAAATGCAATGTTCCCAATTAAGCGAAAACGTATAATAAAAAATGACAGCACTGGAGTGATGGTGCCACTCTGTACAAAAAATGTATTCATGAAATTCTACTCGAATAGGCTAAGTGAGGTAATGTATTGGCAGGATGCAGACATACAGGCTTATGTGAAAGCAATCAAAACCACGCTACAAGAATATTTACCACAAGAACCAGAAAATGAGTAA
- a CDS encoding recombinase family protein — translation MKIGYARVSTIDQNLQLQEDALQQAGCEKIIVDKISGSTVLRPGLEQVKELLREGDSLVVWRLDRLGRSLRDLISWSGYLEEKGVGLVSLHEAIDTSSSTGKLVFHMFGALAEFERNLIRERTMAGLLAARARGKQGGRPKSLNKDKQKRLVQLYKDHNISVKEICEMMNISKPTLYKYVKEAQ, via the coding sequence ATGAAAATAGGATACGCCAGAGTCTCAACCATTGACCAAAACTTGCAGCTTCAGGAGGATGCTTTACAGCAGGCTGGTTGTGAGAAGATCATCGTTGATAAGATCAGTGGCTCTACTGTGTTGAGACCCGGATTGGAGCAAGTGAAGGAACTACTTAGGGAAGGAGATTCTCTGGTGGTCTGGCGTCTGGATCGCTTAGGCCGTTCTCTGCGTGATCTCATCAGCTGGTCCGGATACCTAGAAGAAAAAGGTGTAGGCCTGGTGAGTCTGCATGAGGCTATAGATACCAGCTCTTCTACCGGTAAACTTGTCTTTCATATGTTTGGAGCGTTAGCCGAATTTGAACGTAACCTGATCCGTGAACGTACTATGGCAGGCCTGCTGGCGGCCCGGGCCAGAGGCAAGCAGGGAGGGAGGCCTAAATCATTGAACAAAGACAAGCAAAAGCGGCTGGTCCAGCTGTACAAGGATCATAATATTTCAGTGAAAGAGATCTGCGAGATGATGAATATCAGTAAGCCTACATTGTACAAGTATGTGAAAGAGGCTCAATAA
- a CDS encoding type I restriction-modification system subunit M: protein MAIKKSQLYSTLWEGCNALRAAGGMDYSQFKDYVLTMLFIKYVSDKYAGKDGLITIPEGATFEDMVALKGQKDIGDKINKQIIRPIFRENGLEGSVELVDFNDDDKLGSDKEKVDLLDDLIGIFENPALNFKNNRAEDDDILGDAYEFLMRHFASESGKSKGNFYTPAEVSRVLAKIIDIEKAETSDFSVYDPTCGSGSLLLKVAMEAERHLSLYGQEKENSVKSLAIMNMWMHGYEDAIIKKGNTIARPDHKEKDGSLKRFDRVVANPPFSVKNWSQGITPLDDEFRRFIHYGVPPDKNGDYAFLLHIIASLKGTGKAAVILPHGVLFRGNAEADIRQNLIERKYIKGIIGLPANLFYGTGIPACIIVIDKENTDTRTGIFMIDASKGYIKDGNKNRLREQDIHKIVDIFNAQRPLDKYARFVPFAEIITNEYNLNIPRYIDTQEDEDIQDLDAHINGGIPMRDVNGMNAYWQVYPSLRNELFEEIRPGYNALKTEANAIKDAIFSHQEFKAYRTEMDKLFANWKEKNTPILKAINIETSPKKLIHKIAEGLLNEYSGKALVNRYDMYQHLMDYWLDVMKDDTYIIIEDGWVAKLRIVKETKKETIYDCDLVPKYLVVNRYFPEDLKAIQGLEAEKESKENDFTTILEDNTGDEAIFQDVENGKISKAELSEKLEEYQDLAFAAHFNEHYLAYKATLETLEDCTTALREMLEGELWGSFFEKITNAKGKLVKGNIQERILDLKQQIETSDLPDPYKKKVADINKNNFEKLNWGKGIQHAWFEELDVHHRYLSLLSEQATLRKEAKQQRNHLLINLKLLMENDLVEADSALSMVAETLSLFPPDEPSLEYLPEIRMIENLIYLQEEIIRLATKIKEAYAELEEKTIRKYGELSHDEVRTLVVDDKWMTTLSTNIQAEIDEISQRLTGRIRELAERYENTLGTLDSYVKDYESKVNQHLLNMGVAWI from the coding sequence ATGGCAATAAAAAAATCGCAGCTGTACAGTACCCTTTGGGAAGGATGTAATGCATTACGTGCTGCCGGGGGTATGGATTATTCACAATTCAAAGATTATGTGCTAACCATGCTGTTTATCAAATATGTTTCTGATAAATACGCTGGCAAGGATGGTCTGATCACTATTCCCGAAGGTGCCACTTTTGAAGATATGGTGGCTCTCAAAGGTCAAAAAGACATTGGCGATAAAATCAATAAGCAAATCATACGACCTATATTCCGTGAAAATGGATTAGAAGGCTCAGTGGAGTTAGTAGACTTCAATGATGATGACAAGCTGGGTAGCGATAAGGAAAAAGTTGATCTTCTTGATGACTTGATTGGCATATTTGAGAATCCTGCTTTAAATTTTAAAAATAATAGAGCTGAAGATGATGACATCCTTGGAGATGCTTATGAATTTCTGATGCGGCATTTTGCTTCGGAATCAGGTAAAAGCAAAGGTAACTTCTACACCCCTGCTGAAGTTTCAAGAGTCTTAGCCAAAATCATTGATATTGAAAAAGCGGAAACCTCTGACTTTTCTGTTTATGATCCTACTTGTGGTTCTGGTTCTTTGCTCCTGAAGGTGGCAATGGAAGCGGAACGACACTTATCGCTTTATGGTCAGGAAAAAGAAAATTCAGTGAAGAGTCTGGCCATCATGAACATGTGGATGCATGGCTATGAGGACGCTATTATCAAAAAAGGCAATACCATTGCCCGGCCTGACCATAAAGAAAAAGATGGGTCTCTTAAACGTTTTGACCGTGTTGTAGCCAATCCTCCTTTTTCTGTGAAAAACTGGAGTCAGGGTATAACACCCTTAGATGATGAGTTCAGACGCTTCATTCACTACGGTGTACCGCCCGATAAGAACGGAGACTATGCTTTTCTCCTTCATATAATTGCCTCACTTAAAGGAACAGGTAAAGCAGCAGTTATCTTACCTCATGGAGTGCTTTTCCGTGGCAATGCAGAGGCAGATATTCGCCAAAACCTAATTGAGCGCAAATACATCAAAGGTATTATTGGTTTGCCCGCCAACCTTTTTTATGGAACCGGTATTCCTGCCTGTATCATCGTAATTGACAAAGAAAATACGGATACCCGTACAGGTATTTTTATGATTGACGCGAGCAAGGGCTATATCAAAGACGGCAATAAAAACCGCTTAAGGGAGCAGGACATTCACAAGATCGTGGATATATTCAATGCGCAGCGCCCACTGGACAAATACGCTCGGTTTGTACCCTTTGCGGAAATTATAACCAACGAATACAATCTCAACATTCCCCGCTACATAGACACTCAGGAAGATGAGGACATTCAGGATTTGGATGCACACATCAATGGAGGTATTCCAATGCGTGATGTAAATGGTATGAATGCCTATTGGCAGGTGTACCCCAGTCTACGAAACGAGCTGTTTGAGGAAATCAGACCTGGCTATAACGCTCTCAAAACGGAAGCTAATGCCATCAAAGATGCAATTTTTAGCCATCAGGAATTCAAGGCTTACCGCACGGAGATGGATAAGCTCTTCGCGAACTGGAAAGAAAAAAATACTCCAATCCTGAAAGCCATCAATATTGAGACCTCTCCTAAAAAACTCATCCACAAAATAGCTGAAGGCCTACTGAATGAATATTCCGGTAAAGCTTTGGTTAATCGTTATGACATGTATCAGCACCTGATGGATTACTGGTTGGATGTGATGAAAGATGATACATACATTATCATTGAGGATGGTTGGGTGGCTAAGCTCCGCATCGTGAAGGAGACCAAGAAGGAAACTATTTATGATTGTGATCTGGTGCCAAAGTATTTGGTAGTAAACCGTTACTTCCCCGAAGACCTTAAAGCTATTCAGGGGCTGGAGGCCGAAAAAGAGAGCAAAGAGAACGATTTCACAACCATACTAGAAGATAATACCGGGGATGAGGCCATTTTTCAAGATGTAGAAAACGGCAAAATCTCCAAAGCGGAGCTTAGTGAAAAGCTGGAAGAATACCAGGACTTAGCCTTTGCTGCACATTTCAATGAACACTATCTAGCTTATAAGGCTACCCTCGAGACATTGGAAGACTGTACAACAGCCTTACGGGAAATGCTGGAAGGTGAACTGTGGGGTTCTTTTTTTGAAAAAATCACCAATGCCAAAGGCAAGTTAGTAAAGGGCAATATCCAGGAACGCATTCTTGATCTGAAACAACAGATCGAGACCTCTGACCTACCTGACCCATATAAGAAAAAGGTAGCTGATATTAACAAAAATAACTTTGAAAAACTGAATTGGGGAAAAGGTATCCAACATGCCTGGTTTGAAGAACTGGATGTTCACCACCGGTATTTATCATTGTTAAGTGAGCAAGCAACCCTTCGGAAAGAAGCTAAACAACAGCGGAATCATCTATTGATCAACTTAAAATTGTTAATGGAGAATGATCTAGTAGAAGCAGACAGCGCATTATCAATGGTGGCTGAAACCCTTTCATTATTTCCCCCAGATGAACCATCATTAGAATACCTGCCAGAGATCAGAATGATAGAAAATCTAATTTACTTACAGGAAGAAATCATCCGGCTAGCTACCAAAATCAAAGAAGCCTACGCTGAACTGGAAGAAAAGACCATCCGCAAATATGGTGAGCTGAGCCATGATGAAGTAAGAACTTTGGTGGTGGATGATAAGTGGATGACCACCCTGAGTACCAACATACAGGCCGAAATAGACGAAATCTCCCAACGCCTGACCGGCAGGATCAGGGAACTGGCTGAGCGCTACGAAAACACCTTAGGCACTTTGGATAGCTATGTAAAGGATTATGAAAGCAAGGTCAATCAGCATCTTTTAAACATGGGGGTAGCATGGATTTGA
- a CDS encoding DUF262 domain-containing protein, translating to MSNEGTYNGDRMSFYRLFTQDRLKIEIPKIQRDYAQGRPKMKTVRTKFLSALSTYLQEGQANRDLDFIYGNITTDEDGNKAFIPLDGQQRLTTLFLLHWYLAQLSDQTEHLRGFLLDHDQSRFTYETRASSREFCNALLTHDFDIEWQTDTVVSKWIRNQGWYFTFWDNDPTVSSMLTMIDEIHHQFSNRSEYYELLISEQDPIITFQFLNLEEFNLTDDLYIKMNSRGKPLTPFENFKAKFEGEINRLFEDVDKAYPASWLQDKLVSPSHYFSYKIDTVWLNHFWKLSESNPDAVDGYLMNFIRTILSAWYAGNNNQLGENELTSDYLQRLVGTRKGDIESDLQQIDFFFYEKIRCITSDSVIELISAFDALVNIYQIDIKAIPKWQFDSSEIQTKVVKGPLTIQERLLFHAFIQFLILHNNDIDTIGEWMRVAFNLIENTRMDFEQLESIFEELDKLLINAPNILDTLCDPKNKISAFYSQQVIEERIKAHLILKGEQWSSLVKQIESDDFNRGQIGYLLEFSGIWSYYKENDHCGWADDQDTEYYNLLNLYGSKASAVLPYLQTDLNNTNVWERAVLTKGDYLIPASSYRYNFLHSTANQRDYSWKRFLRLHTPSDTHFEHLAIRRPFVKEVLDDARFDVSSPWESLAAIAGDGAGDWRSYFIQQPELMHICEEGFIRYGNDHDIRILRKKQFNSYHFELYTYAVYSNFLKDQLTEPIGTFKYSEGYGWDLPCYIKSEEWVWKKKTYHIRIYYGSENSYELIFSKTKGDRDEDAFADELRSILRILKFNFDSEQPNEWKGFYRFDKTEKDAIKSIKNLCSELNQLTE from the coding sequence ATGAGTAACGAAGGCACATATAATGGCGACCGTATGTCTTTCTACAGGCTATTTACTCAAGATAGACTCAAAATTGAGATTCCGAAAATTCAACGCGATTATGCCCAGGGTAGGCCTAAGATGAAAACGGTACGCACCAAATTTCTTTCGGCACTATCCACTTATTTGCAAGAAGGACAAGCCAACCGTGATCTTGATTTTATTTATGGTAATATAACAACTGATGAAGATGGCAATAAGGCTTTTATTCCACTGGATGGCCAGCAAAGACTTACCACCTTGTTTTTATTGCACTGGTATTTAGCCCAACTATCAGATCAAACAGAGCATTTGCGGGGCTTTTTACTGGACCATGACCAATCCAGGTTCACCTATGAAACACGTGCAAGCTCCCGAGAATTTTGCAATGCGCTGCTAACTCATGACTTTGATATAGAATGGCAGACCGATACAGTTGTCTCAAAATGGATTCGTAACCAAGGCTGGTATTTTACATTTTGGGACAATGACCCTACGGTGAGTTCAATGCTAACTATGATTGATGAAATTCACCACCAATTTTCAAATAGGAGCGAGTATTACGAATTGCTAATCAGCGAACAAGACCCCATAATCACATTCCAGTTCTTAAATCTGGAAGAGTTCAATCTGACAGATGACTTGTACATCAAGATGAATTCTCGGGGAAAGCCTCTAACCCCATTTGAAAATTTCAAGGCCAAATTTGAAGGAGAAATAAATCGCCTCTTTGAAGATGTAGACAAGGCATACCCTGCTAGTTGGCTTCAAGATAAGTTAGTCTCTCCAAGCCATTATTTCTCATATAAAATTGATACTGTGTGGCTCAACCATTTTTGGAAATTGAGTGAGTCAAACCCAGATGCCGTGGATGGATATTTGATGAACTTCATCCGAACCATACTTTCCGCTTGGTATGCTGGAAACAACAATCAGTTAGGGGAAAATGAACTTACTTCAGATTATCTACAGAGATTAGTAGGTACTAGAAAAGGAGATATAGAGAGCGATTTGCAACAGATCGACTTTTTCTTCTATGAAAAAATAAGATGCATTACCAGCGACTCAGTTATAGAGCTAATCTCAGCTTTTGATGCACTTGTCAATATTTACCAAATTGATATTAAAGCCATTCCTAAATGGCAATTTGACAGTAGTGAAATACAAACAAAGGTTGTAAAAGGACCTTTAACCATTCAGGAGCGGCTCCTTTTTCATGCCTTTATTCAATTCCTGATCCTTCATAATAATGATATTGACACTATAGGCGAATGGATGAGGGTAGCATTCAATCTAATTGAAAATACCAGAATGGATTTTGAACAACTTGAAAGTATTTTTGAGGAGCTGGATAAGTTACTAATTAATGCTCCAAACATTTTGGACACACTCTGCGACCCAAAAAACAAAATTTCTGCCTTCTACAGCCAACAGGTAATAGAAGAAAGAATTAAAGCCCACCTAATACTTAAAGGTGAGCAATGGTCATCTTTGGTAAAACAAATTGAAAGCGATGATTTCAACAGAGGGCAAATTGGGTATTTGTTGGAGTTTAGTGGTATCTGGAGTTATTACAAAGAAAATGATCATTGTGGTTGGGCTGATGATCAAGATACTGAATACTATAACCTTCTGAATCTTTATGGTTCTAAGGCCTCAGCTGTATTACCATATCTTCAGACAGATCTAAATAACACTAATGTTTGGGAGAGAGCAGTATTAACGAAAGGTGATTATCTTATTCCAGCTTCTTCATATAGATATAATTTCCTTCATTCAACCGCTAACCAACGTGACTATAGCTGGAAGAGGTTTTTGCGATTACATACCCCTTCGGATACGCATTTCGAGCATTTAGCCATTAGACGACCTTTTGTAAAAGAGGTACTCGATGATGCGCGCTTTGATGTTTCAAGCCCCTGGGAATCTCTCGCTGCAATAGCCGGAGACGGAGCCGGGGATTGGCGGTCTTACTTTATTCAACAACCTGAATTGATGCATATCTGTGAAGAGGGTTTCATACGATATGGAAATGATCATGATATACGTATACTCCGAAAAAAGCAATTTAATTCTTACCACTTTGAGTTATATACATATGCAGTTTATTCTAATTTTCTTAAGGATCAACTCACTGAACCTATAGGAACATTTAAATACTCAGAGGGATATGGCTGGGATCTTCCTTGCTATATTAAGTCAGAAGAGTGGGTCTGGAAAAAAAAGACCTATCATATACGGATATATTATGGCTCTGAAAACTCCTATGAACTTATCTTTTCTAAAACCAAAGGAGACAGAGATGAAGATGCTTTTGCAGATGAATTGCGTTCTATTTTGCGAATTTTAAAATTCAATTTTGATTCAGAACAACCGAATGAATGGAAAGGATTTTATCGCTTCGATAAAACTGAAAAGGACGCGATAAAAAGTATAAAAAATCTCTGCTCAGAACTTAATCAACTAACCGAATGA